From a single Deltaproteobacteria bacterium genomic region:
- a CDS encoding Hsp20 family protein, with translation METKREEAAPTFPTWRRRLEEAPEEKRKEEATSFLQVLKAVGTPMIDGSAVHFVYHDPEARHVSLVGEFNEWNRRGVPMTPLRDTGFFYHTMQVRGPARVEYKLVVDGEWETDPLCPNAVENGIGEQNSFFVVGDFHEPPELEVNPAILHGRVEEFDFESTLLNNRRRVYVYLPPSYESDEAQRFPTFYVHDGGEYLTRARLATVLDNLIHSREVTPLIAVMVDPVDRGREYWANEDYGRFTEKELLPHIDGRYRTLARREARGVMGASLGGLISTYLALSRPHLFSKVGGQSSALFLLEGARASGLVAELRKRVEMLQKHWVQPKSLTTLVEGLRSPIAFYFDVGKYEPQFIPAHHRLVPLLEAKGCPCFFQELTGGHNWTSWRAHLKDMLTFLWGAQAPMLSDDEQAQREEPRVPVSEPGWPQWDFETLFQRFVSSWDRLFPGWLRPSGWDSSFAMGMENGSLLLKLVLPGFAPDEVEVLVVGKQIVIKGERTAVPGPREGVSSLMRASRFERMLPLPEGVSAEQVNARYQDGVLEISMPAPQGMVTRRIPIEVK, from the coding sequence CGACTAGTTTCCTCCAAGTGCTCAAAGCGGTGGGAACACCGATGATCGACGGTTCGGCTGTGCACTTCGTCTACCACGATCCTGAAGCGCGCCATGTATCGCTGGTGGGCGAGTTTAATGAGTGGAACCGGCGGGGCGTCCCCATGACGCCCTTGCGCGACACCGGATTTTTTTACCACACCATGCAAGTCCGAGGACCGGCGCGCGTCGAGTATAAACTGGTGGTCGATGGCGAATGGGAGACCGATCCCCTCTGCCCGAACGCGGTGGAGAACGGCATCGGCGAGCAAAACTCCTTCTTTGTCGTGGGTGATTTCCACGAGCCGCCCGAGCTGGAGGTGAATCCCGCAATTCTCCACGGCCGAGTGGAAGAGTTCGATTTCGAGAGTACGCTGCTCAACAACCGTCGGCGTGTCTATGTCTATCTTCCCCCCAGCTACGAGTCGGACGAAGCGCAACGGTTCCCGACATTTTATGTCCACGATGGCGGTGAATACCTCACCCGCGCACGGCTGGCGACCGTACTGGATAATCTGATTCACAGCCGAGAAGTCACTCCGCTGATTGCCGTCATGGTGGACCCGGTCGATCGTGGCCGCGAATACTGGGCCAACGAAGACTATGGCCGCTTTACCGAGAAAGAACTCTTGCCCCACATCGATGGCCGTTACCGCACGCTGGCGCGGCGTGAGGCGCGCGGCGTGATGGGCGCTTCGCTGGGCGGACTAATCTCGACCTATCTCGCGTTGTCGCGACCTCACCTCTTTTCCAAGGTGGGAGGCCAATCCAGCGCGCTGTTCCTCTTGGAAGGAGCACGCGCCTCCGGTTTGGTGGCGGAACTGCGCAAGCGCGTGGAGATGCTCCAGAAGCACTGGGTCCAGCCGAAGTCACTGACCACCCTGGTGGAAGGGCTTCGTTCCCCCATCGCCTTCTATTTCGATGTGGGCAAGTACGAGCCACAGTTTATTCCCGCGCACCATCGGCTTGTGCCTCTCCTCGAAGCGAAGGGCTGCCCGTGTTTCTTTCAGGAACTGACGGGCGGACATAACTGGACGAGCTGGCGCGCGCATCTGAAAGACATGCTGACGTTTCTGTGGGGAGCACAGGCTCCAATGTTAAGCGACGACGAACAAGCTCAACGAGAAGAGCCTCGGGTTCCGGTGTCAGAGCCTGGGTGGCCCCAATGGGATTTTGAGACACTCTTCCAGCGCTTCGTGAGCAGTTGGGACCGTCTTTTCCCTGGATGGCTGCGACCGAGCGGTTGGGACTCGTCCTTTGCAATGGGCATGGAGAATGGCTCCCTGCTCCTGAAGCTCGTGCTTCCCGGCTTTGCTCCAGATGAGGTCGAAGTGCTGGTGGTCGGCAAGCAGATTGTGATCAAGGGCGAGCGCACCGCCGTACCGGGACCGAGGGAGGGTGTGTCTTCCCTCATGCGCGCGAGTCGATTTGAGCGGATGCTCCCATTGCCGGAAGGCGTGAGTGCGGAACAGGTGAACGCACGCTACCAGGACGGAGTGCTCGAAATTTCCATGCCTGCTCCTCAGGGCATGGTGACGCGGCGTATCCCGATCGAGGTGAAGTGA